In Athene noctua chromosome 8, bAthNoc1.hap1.1, whole genome shotgun sequence, a genomic segment contains:
- the NEU2 gene encoding sialidase-2 isoform X2 — protein sequence METIVSAQLKKHRSMNPCPVYDEVSGKLILFFIAIPGKISEQHQLRTKINLVRLCYVTSMDQGRTWSAAQDVTDGTISTEYKNWATFAVGPGHGLQLLNEARSLVIPAYAYRILDPKQHPTPHAFCFISSDHGMTWEMGNFVGEESAVECQVAEVHTCGRKVLYCNARSSSGARIQAVSYNHGVDFEGGQRVEMLVEPPSGCHGSVTAFPPPPNTRCQDSWLLYTHPTDPKGRRDLGVYLNKSPLNPAHWTKPSILFKGLCAYSDLQYMGIGPDGSPLFSCLFEYGTHQQCEEIIFVMFTLKQAFPSEH from the coding sequence ATGGAGACCATTGTCAGTGCACAGCTGAAAAAACACCGATCTATGAACCCCTGTCCTGTTTATGATGAGGTCTCAGGGAAACTGATCCTGTTCTTCATAGCCATCCCAGGAAAGATCTCTGAGCAGCATCAGCTCAGGACAAAGATCAACCTGGTACGTCTCTGCTACGTCACTAGCATGGACCAAGGACGGACCTGGAGTGCTGCCCAGGATGTCACCGATGGTACCATTAGCACCGAGTACAAGAACTGGGCCACTTTTGCAGTGGGACCGGGTCATGGATTACAATTGCTCAATGAGGCCCGGAGCCTTGTCATTCCTGCCTATGCCTATCGTATCTTGGACCCTAAGCAACACCCCACCCCTCACGCCTTCTGCTTCATCAGCTCTGACCACGGGATGACATGGGAGATGGGGAACTTCGTGGGGGAGGAGAGCGCGGTGGAATGTCAGGTAGCAGAGGTGCACACCTGTGGCAGGAAGGTCCTCTACTGCAATGCGAGGAGCAGCAGTGGAGCCAGAATCCAGGCTGTCAGCTACAACCACGGGGTGGACTTTGAGGGGGGCCAGCGGGTTGAAATGCTAGTAGAACCTCCCTCTGGATGTCATGGAAGTGTTACTGCCTTCCCACCTCCCCCTAATACCAGATGCCAAGATAGCTGGCTGCTCTACACTCATCCCACAGACCCAAAGGGTCGAAGAGATTTAGGAGTTTACCTCAACAAAAGCCCTTTAAATCCAGCACACTGGACAAAACCAAGCATCCTCTTCAAGGGCCTGTGTGCTTATTCGGATCTGCAGTACATGGGGATTGGGCCAGATGGCTCACCCTTGTTCTCCTGCCTCTTTGAATATGGGACCCACCAACAGTGTGAAGAGATAATCTTTGTAATGTTCACTTTGAAGCAAGCCTTTCCATCAGAGCACTGA
- the NEU2 gene encoding sialidase-2 isoform X1 produces the protein MASFPVLKQETLFQNSTWSYRIPALLYLPRFSIILAFAEEREDVVDEHAKLIAMRRGVYDPTTHHVQWSRMETIVSAQLKKHRSMNPCPVYDEVSGKLILFFIAIPGKISEQHQLRTKINLVRLCYVTSMDQGRTWSAAQDVTDGTISTEYKNWATFAVGPGHGLQLLNEARSLVIPAYAYRILDPKQHPTPHAFCFISSDHGMTWEMGNFVGEESAVECQVAEVHTCGRKVLYCNARSSSGARIQAVSYNHGVDFEGGQRVEMLVEPPSGCHGSVTAFPPPPNTRCQDSWLLYTHPTDPKGRRDLGVYLNKSPLNPAHWTKPSILFKGLCAYSDLQYMGIGPDGSPLFSCLFEYGTHQQCEEIIFVMFTLKQAFPSEH, from the exons ATGGCTTCGTTTCCTGTCTTGAAGCAAGAGACGCTGTTCCAGAACAGTACCTGGAGCTATCGAATTCCAGCCCTGCTCTACCTGCCGCGTTTCAGCATCATCCTGGCATTTGCTGAGGAACGAGAGGATGTGGTGGATGAACATGCCAAGCTAATAGCAATGCGCAGAGGCGTGTATGACCCAACCACACACCATGTTCAG TGGAGTAGAATGGAGACCATTGTCAGTGCACAGCTGAAAAAACACCGATCTATGAACCCCTGTCCTGTTTATGATGAGGTCTCAGGGAAACTGATCCTGTTCTTCATAGCCATCCCAGGAAAGATCTCTGAGCAGCATCAGCTCAGGACAAAGATCAACCTGGTACGTCTCTGCTACGTCACTAGCATGGACCAAGGACGGACCTGGAGTGCTGCCCAGGATGTCACCGATGGTACCATTAGCACCGAGTACAAGAACTGGGCCACTTTTGCAGTGGGACCGGGTCATGGATTACAATTGCTCAATGAGGCCCGGAGCCTTGTCATTCCTGCCTATGCCTATCGTATCTTGGACCCTAAGCAACACCCCACCCCTCACGCCTTCTGCTTCATCAGCTCTGACCACGGGATGACATGGGAGATGGGGAACTTCGTGGGGGAGGAGAGCGCGGTGGAATGTCAGGTAGCAGAGGTGCACACCTGTGGCAGGAAGGTCCTCTACTGCAATGCGAGGAGCAGCAGTGGAGCCAGAATCCAGGCTGTCAGCTACAACCACGGGGTGGACTTTGAGGGGGGCCAGCGGGTTGAAATGCTAGTAGAACCTCCCTCTGGATGTCATGGAAGTGTTACTGCCTTCCCACCTCCCCCTAATACCAGATGCCAAGATAGCTGGCTGCTCTACACTCATCCCACAGACCCAAAGGGTCGAAGAGATTTAGGAGTTTACCTCAACAAAAGCCCTTTAAATCCAGCACACTGGACAAAACCAAGCATCCTCTTCAAGGGCCTGTGTGCTTATTCGGATCTGCAGTACATGGGGATTGGGCCAGATGGCTCACCCTTGTTCTCCTGCCTCTTTGAATATGGGACCCACCAACAGTGTGAAGAGATAATCTTTGTAATGTTCACTTTGAAGCAAGCCTTTCCATCAGAGCACTGA